One Nicotiana tomentosiformis chromosome 4, ASM39032v3, whole genome shotgun sequence genomic window carries:
- the LOC138909971 gene encoding uncharacterized protein, which yields MEILRRSFITQTELVGGVNIAHFNSKTVYIDLDNEYDHVTIWNKQYMYIQGKMMKIEAWSLLFNPNEDSLIVPVRVVIPELPWHFYYMEILTPPLSSVGKALFLDLASFSKTRGSVAKVKMHIDLTKKRPSHVWLGFDEDQDVNGNGKWLEVQYESVPDYCLYCKHIGHLSHTCPKKLNDKEIKKRTGAFMASKEMSLEEEEGPSSGQTVPKQLNLSKQYQRPEQNNDKSNNQINNEQVGEVHQNAGADPSNKN from the coding sequence ATGGAGATCTTAAGGAGAAGTTTTATCACTCAAACAGAGTTGGTGGGAGGTGTGAATATTGCACACTTCAACTCCAAGACTGTTTACATAGATCTGGACAATGAATACGACCATGTAACTATATGGAACAAGCAATATATGTATATTCAGGGGAAAATGATGAAAATTGAGGCTTGGTCTCTATTATTCAATCCTAATGAAGACTCATTAATAGTTCCCGTACGGGTAGTCATTCCAGAACTTCCATGGCATTTCTACTACATGGAGATACTTACTCCTCCCTTATCATCTGTTGGCAAAGCTTTGTTTTTGGATTTGGCTTCTTTTTCAAAAACAAGAGGTAGTGTAGCGAAGGTCAAAATGCATATTGACCTAACCAAGAAAAGACCCTCACATGTTTGGTTAGGATTTGATGAAGATCAAGATGTTAATGGGAATGGCAAGTGGTTAGAAGTTCAATATGAAAGTGTACCAGATTATTGTTTATACTGTAAACACATTGGTCACTTGTCACATACATGCCCAAAGAAACTGAATgataaggaaataaagaagaGAACTGGAGCCTTCATGGCCTCTAAGGAAATGAgtttagaagaagaagaaggaccaTCAAGTGGTCAAACAGTACCAAAGCAACTAAACCTATCCAAACAGTATCAAAGGCCTGAGCAGAACAATGACAAGAGTAATAATCAGATCAACAATGAGCAGGTAGGAGAAGTTCACCAAAATGCAGGGGCTGACCCTTCAAACAAAAACTAG